In Nostoc piscinale CENA21, the genomic stretch ATCAAAAGTTTCGGCACCAACATTAGCCGGATGCAGTGCATCATCGTAGACTGAAAGTAATGGTGAAGCAATTTCTTTGCCTAAATCATCAGGAGTAGACAAACTTTGCTTATCTAAAATGCTTTGAGCGTTGAATAAATTAGAAAAAGCACCCAACAAACTTAAAAAAGCATCAGGAGAGAAGACAACTAAATATTTACCAGACTTGACTTTTTCGTAGTTCAAGTGACTGATAGTTTTGTCTGCGGCTTCTTTGATGCAACCATTGATATCAAGCTCATCAACACTACGGCTGATTCTAAAACTATTCCCACTACGAGGTTTTTTATCTTCTTCTTCTGTTTTGCTGTAAAGATAAACGGATGCTATGGAGTGAGACTCAGTTCTAACTGCACCATCACTATTGAGATAAAATCTGTCAACATCTCTTTGTGCTAAACCGTTGTAAGGTACACCTTGAATTGCTGGATGAGCCGACAGTAATTCTTTTTCTGCTATCAATAATTTTTCTATTAGTTCAGAAACTGGGGCTTGGGGTGCTTTATCTTCTGATGGATGATCAATAGGAACTGTTGCTTCTGGACTAAAATCTGGAACGTTTTCTTTGACACCAAAGAAACTAGCTTCGTAGGCAGTTTTTAATGCTAATTCTAAGCCTTTGGGGTCTACATCTGTAGTGCTGGTAATGCCAATTGTGTTTTGTTCATTCCAAACACGCACGGTAACACCAGAGCGATTGGAAGCTTTAACTTGTTTTGGCTCACCCTGATCTACTTGGACGCTAGTTTCGTCTATAGTTGAGCCATAAATGTCGAATTTTTTTGATGCCAAGTTTCTCGGCATTTTCTTTAGCGTAAGTTGAGATTTCGGTAATATTTGGCATAGTCAAATTTTGGATTTTGGATTTTAAATTAACCGCAGATGGACGCAGATATCTGTGTACATCTGTGGTTTGATATATGGATAATTAACGACCACCGACGGTGATAGAATCAACTTTGATGTGTGGTTGTCCGACTGTGGTGTAGATACTGCCGCTAACAGAACCGCAGAAACCGGGGGCTAATTCTAAATCTTGAGAACACATGGAAATTTTATTCATAATTTCCTTGGCTTCACCAATTAAAATTGCGCCTTTTAATGGTTTGGTAATTTTGCCATTTTCTATTAAGTAAGCTTCATCAACACTAAAGTTAAATTGACCTGTAGCGCCAACACTACCGCCGCCCATTTTTTTACAGTAAATGCCTTTATCAATAGAAGCAAATAAATCTTCGTTGGTGTATTCGCCAGTGGCAATATAGGTGTTACGCATCCGGCTGGCAGCAGCAAAGGTATAATTTTGGCGGCGGCCGCTACCTGTTCTGGGGTGTCCGGTGCGCCAAGAACCTGCTCTATCTGCTAAGAAGTTTTTGAGAACGCCTTTTTCTATGAGTAATGTTCTTTGGGCTGGCATACCTTCATCATCCATATCGATTGTCCCGAAGGCATAATCAGAACGTCCTTCATCCCAAGCTGTTAAACTTTCGTGGGCGATTTTTTCGCCTTTTTTATCAGCAAAGGGGGTGGTGTTGCGCTCGATTTGGGTGGTTTCTAGCAAGTGTCCGCAGGCTTCGTGGAAGATTACGCCGCCAAAGTGATTGGCCATGATGATGGGGTAAGTACCAGATTCCACATAATCTGCATACAGCATTTTGCCAGCAGATTCAGCTATTTGTTCGGCGGCTTGGGTGTAGTCCCAAGTTCTGAGGAAGTTAGCATCGCTGGTATTGCCTGCACGCTCACCGATAGAAGCACGATTCGCACCATCGGCAGACAATAAGTTAAATCCTACTGATTGGGTGAGGCGAATGTCACGGGCAAAGGTGCCATCACTAGAGGCAACTAAAACTTCTTGCCAATCTCTAAAATAAGTGGCACGGCGAGATTGGATATGGCTGGCTTTTTTGTTCAGAGCCGCAGTACCATCTAAGAGAACTTCGCCCATTTCGCGAATAGAACTACACAGCCCTAACCAGCTATCTTTACCTCTTTTTGTGGCGTAGTCGCGCAATAATTCCAGGTTGATTTCTGGGATGAAGGAATAAGGGGCGGGTAGCTGTAACCCTAAAATGGAAAGTCCTTTTTCTAAAGCTGCTTTTAACCCAGTAAAGGAAAGGTCGTTGGTACTAACGTAGCAGTCGGCTTTGCCACGAAATACTCTCACGCCTGCGCCTGTTGCCAAACTTGGTGAAATACTGGTGATGGCATCGTCTTCTGCTAAACAACTAATGTAGTTGCGACGCTCTAAGAAAAATTCGATGAAGTCAGCACCGGCGGCGCGTCCTAGTCCCAAAAGGGTTGCCAGGGGGGCTTCCCATGTTTCATCGAATCGTTCTGTTGTGGAGGAGTATTTTAAAGTTGGTAGTTGGTTCGAGAGAAGTAGGGTACTTGTAAGCATGGGTAGCCTCGTCTGCTGGCTGAATTTCAGGGATTTAACTGAAAAATCCTAGTGTGTTAACTCTAGCAAATTTACCCAGAATGGAGGGAGTGGGGAGTGGGGAGTGGGGAGTGGGGAATGAGGTGCGGGGAATATGAATTATTCCATGTATATACATAAGTTTGAGTTAGCCATGTATATACAAAAATTAATTCCCTCCTGCCTCCTGCCTCCTGCCTCCTGCCTCCAAGAAGCCTTGACGGGCGAAGATTTCAATCATTTCGCTGCGGCTAAGGTTATTTTCAGCAGCTAATTCTGCGAGTTTTTCCCAGGCTGTATCTGTGAGTCTAATTGACCTTAACTGTTTAGGTTCTGAACTGTAATCTGTTTGAAATTTACCGGAGGATGTACGTTTGCGTCTTGGTGTTTTCTGTCTTGTACCGGAATATTGATCTGTAAGTTCAGTTTCAGGAGTTAGATTAATGGTGATTAATTTAACTAAGTTATCAATGAGGCGATCGCTCTCCATTGGCATAATCTCTTTACCATGCAGCATGTGCTGAGTAATCATAAAATGAACTAATGTACCAATAAAAATACGTGCAGCTGCCTGGGGGTCAGGTAATTGAAGTTCTGGATGGGCAGCAAAATATTGACTGATTAAATCTAAGCCAGATTTATCGATATTTTTGAGAAATACTTGGGCTAGTGACGGAAATCGCCCAGATTCACCAATAATCAATCTGATTAAGCCAAGGAACTCTGGTTCGCAAGTAACTTCATCTAAAATACCCTTCGCTACACGACGCAACACAATTTTAGGGTCGCCTTGGTGAAATTCTGGGTCTTGGGGGTTCAACAATGGTAGACATTTTTCTCCTACTAGTTGCTCAACTAATGCTGCAAATAATGTTTCTTTATCCTGAAAATAGCTGTAAACGGTTGTTTTAGAGACTCCGGCTGCGGCTGTCACTTTATCCATTGTGGTGGCTGCATAGCCATTTTCCAGAAATTCTTGGATTGCACCAGTGAGAATAGCATCGACTTTCTCGGCTGAACGGTCTGGATTATCTTGCTCTATCTGTCTTTTTTTTATGTCTCATGTCTTGATTTTTGGTCATTTATGACTGTCCCCATACGTCTATTTCCTAAAAAAGAAATTTTTTTGGATGACTCTTGACATTATTGTAATGTACGGTTTAGTTTAATTACAGTAATTAAACAATATAGTTTATTTAGCGTCCTAAACGAAAGGGGCTTATAGTGAGTAATGCAGTAGCTAAGGGTTCCGCATACTTCAAGCCTAATTCTCGCCAGCTAATAATGTTGGCAGCAACACTAGGTATTGCGATCGCAGGTTATAAATTTTGGCAAGTGCAATCAACGCCTACTCATAACACAGCAACAACAGAGGTGAGTTTACCGCAAATTAAGACGGTGACGGCGTTAGGGAGACTAGAACCAAAAGGACAGGTAATTAAACTTTCGGCTCCGGCGGCTAGTCAAAGTAGCCGAGTTGAGAAACTGTTGGTAAAAGAAGGTGATCAAGTTAAAGCTGGGCAATTAATTGCCATTTTAGATAACCGCGATCGCCTCCAAGCAGCTTTGCAAGAAGCTCAAGAAGCTGTAAAGGTAGCGAGGATAAATTTAGCGAAGGTGCAAGCGGGTGCAAAACAAGGTGAAATTGCCGCGCAGAAAGCCGAAGTTGCTCGCGTACAAGCACAAAATTTCGGTCAAGAAACAGAACAAAGGCAAACGATTGCACGGTTAGAGGCACAATGGCAAGGTGAGACGACTGCTCAACAGGCAACAATTAAAAGATTAGCGGCAGAATTAAAAAATGCAGAAGCCGAATTTCGGCGTTATCAGCAACTTTATTCGGAAGGTGCAATTTCCCTTTCCACCTTTGATAGTAAACGCTTGAGTGTCGATACAATCACCCAGCAGTTGAGTGAAGCCAAAGCCAATTTAAACCGCATAGATAGTACTGGGAGCAAACAAATTAG encodes the following:
- a CDS encoding ABC exporter membrane fusion protein; this encodes MVSNAVAKGSAYFKPNSRQLIMLAATLGIAIAGYKFWQVQSTPTHNTATTEVSLPQIKTVTALGRLEPKGQVIKLSAPAASQSSRVEKLLVKEGDQVKAGQLIAILDNRDRLQAALQEAQEAVKVARINLAKVQAGAKQGEIAAQKAEVARVQAQNFGQETEQRQTIARLEAQWQGETTAQQATIKRLAAELKNAEAEFRRYQQLYSEGAISLSTFDSKRLSVDTITQQLSEAKANLNRIDSTGSKQISEAKAALGRITATGSQQVQSAAASLNSIAEVRPVDVQAAKAEIDRAVAAANQAKANLDQAYVRSPQDGLVFDIHTRSGELVSSDGIVEIGQTKQMYAVVEVYQSDVSKIRPQQKVQISSNSLPGELSGTVDWIGWKVQRQNVINTDPSENIDSRIVEVHVQLDDASSSKAAKFTNLQVKAVIEL
- a CDS encoding TetR/AcrR family transcriptional regulator codes for the protein MKKRQIEQDNPDRSAEKVDAILTGAIQEFLENGYAATTMDKVTAAAGVSKTTVYSYFQDKETLFAALVEQLVGEKCLPLLNPQDPEFHQGDPKIVLRRVAKGILDEVTCEPEFLGLIRLIIGESGRFPSLAQVFLKNIDKSGLDLISQYFAAHPELQLPDPQAAARIFIGTLVHFMITQHMLHGKEIMPMESDRLIDNLVKLITINLTPETELTDQYSGTRQKTPRRKRTSSGKFQTDYSSEPKQLRSIRLTDTAWEKLAELAAENNLSRSEMIEIFARQGFLEAGGRRQEAGGN
- a CDS encoding TldD/PmbA family protein, which encodes MLTSTLLLSNQLPTLKYSSTTERFDETWEAPLATLLGLGRAAGADFIEFFLERRNYISCLAEDDAITSISPSLATGAGVRVFRGKADCYVSTNDLSFTGLKAALEKGLSILGLQLPAPYSFIPEINLELLRDYATKRGKDSWLGLCSSIREMGEVLLDGTAALNKKASHIQSRRATYFRDWQEVLVASSDGTFARDIRLTQSVGFNLLSADGANRASIGERAGNTSDANFLRTWDYTQAAEQIAESAGKMLYADYVESGTYPIIMANHFGGVIFHEACGHLLETTQIERNTTPFADKKGEKIAHESLTAWDEGRSDYAFGTIDMDDEGMPAQRTLLIEKGVLKNFLADRAGSWRTGHPRTGSGRRQNYTFAAASRMRNTYIATGEYTNEDLFASIDKGIYCKKMGGGSVGATGQFNFSVDEAYLIENGKITKPLKGAILIGEAKEIMNKISMCSQDLELAPGFCGSVSGSIYTTVGQPHIKVDSITVGGR